In the Herpetosiphonaceae bacterium genome, one interval contains:
- a CDS encoding tyrosine-type recombinase/integrase: protein MPKSPHAPDTALARVEPQATEVIVELPPPPSRPALPPRTLADVLAEVILRGRSEQTRRAYRSDLQDFLVYLGIAVTLPADPEHLQTSPDLTRQIQAALTRIQQVTEADISAYIRHLAVGLQPATISRRLTPLRLLYNRLLRYHLIALNPMEEIKKPKVSQQSTTIYLSRQEARTLEDECQGPTLRDLRDHALIVLMLSTGLRSSEVLRITFADLAEIDGHRVVWITGKGNQRDRVKLKPRTWQVLQRYLQALRAEQITDGAVFRRLRHKGRDPQQPDAPRRYAIHGPLTYDGLKYILQTRFTQAKLHLKLDPEAESRAARPGKGNTAQQARRTKVTPHGLRHSFVTLALKGGASLTKVQAAARHSDPKTTMRYAHDQDALDDNAVDYVNW, encoded by the coding sequence ATGCCTAAATCGCCCCACGCGCCAGATACGGCACTCGCCCGCGTTGAGCCGCAGGCCACGGAGGTCATCGTCGAGCTGCCGCCTCCGCCGTCACGACCGGCCCTGCCGCCACGCACCCTCGCCGACGTGCTGGCCGAGGTGATCCTGCGCGGTCGCTCGGAGCAAACCCGCCGTGCCTATCGCAGCGACCTCCAGGATTTTCTGGTCTATCTCGGCATTGCCGTCACGCTGCCCGCCGATCCCGAACACCTTCAGACCTCGCCCGACCTCACACGCCAGATCCAGGCCGCGCTCACCCGCATCCAGCAGGTGACGGAAGCTGACATCAGCGCCTATATCCGCCACCTCGCCGTCGGCTTACAGCCCGCCACGATCAGTCGCCGCCTCACGCCCTTGCGTCTGCTCTACAACCGCCTGCTGCGCTACCACCTGATCGCCCTGAACCCGATGGAGGAGATCAAAAAGCCCAAGGTCAGCCAGCAGAGTACCACGATCTACTTGAGCCGCCAGGAAGCCCGCACGCTCGAAGACGAATGCCAGGGACCGACCCTGCGCGACCTGCGCGACCATGCGCTGATCGTCTTGATGCTCTCGACCGGCCTCCGCTCCAGCGAGGTGCTGCGGATCACCTTTGCCGATCTCGCCGAAATCGATGGGCATCGCGTCGTGTGGATCACCGGCAAAGGCAACCAGCGCGATCGGGTCAAGCTCAAGCCGCGGACGTGGCAGGTGCTGCAGCGCTACCTTCAGGCACTGCGCGCGGAGCAGATCACCGACGGCGCGGTGTTCCGCCGCCTGCGGCACAAAGGCCGCGATCCCCAGCAGCCCGATGCGCCGCGGCGCTACGCGATCCACGGCCCGCTGACCTATGATGGTCTGAAATACATTCTGCAAACGCGCTTCACGCAGGCGAAGCTGCACCTGAAGCTCGATCCCGAGGCCGAATCCCGGGCGGCCCGCCCCGGCAAAGGGAACACCGCGCAGCAGGCGCGCCGGACGAAGGTGACGCCCCACGGGCTGCGCCACTCGTTCGTGACGCTGGCGCTGAAGGGCGGCGCATCGCTGACCAAGGTCCAGGCCGCCGCACGGCATAGCGATCCGAAGACGACGATGCGCTATGCCCACGATCAGGATGCCCTGGATGATAACGCGGTGGATTACGTCAACTGGTAA